From Magnolia sinica isolate HGM2019 chromosome 13, MsV1, whole genome shotgun sequence, one genomic window encodes:
- the LOC131222832 gene encoding deoxyhypusine synthase isoform X2 has translation MVDVVVTTTGGVEEDIIKCLAPTYKGDFSLPGAYLRSKGLNRIGNLLVPNDNYCKFEDWIIPIFDRMLQEQFEENVLWTPSKLIARLGKEINDESSYLYWAFKNNIPVFCPGLTDGSLGDMLYFHSFRKPGLVIDVVQDIRAMNGEAVHAGPRKTGMIILGGGLPKHHICNANMMRNGADFAVFINTAQEFDGSDSGARPDEAVSWGKIRGSAKTVKVHCDATIAFPLLVAETFAKKVKKSADTGHDSIVAVRF, from the exons GTAGATGTAGTGGTTACTACTACCGGTGGTGTAGAAGAGGACATTATAAAATGCCTTGCCCCCACATATAAAGGTGATTTTTCGTTGCCTGGTGCTTATTTGCGGTCAAAAGGATTGAATCGTATCGGAAACTTGTTGGTGCCGAATGACAACTACTGCAAATTTGAGGACTGGATCATTCCGATATTTGACCGTATGTTGCAAGAGCAGTTTGAAGAG AATGTACTTTGGACACCATCAAAGCTGATAGCGCGCCTTGGAAAGGAGATAAATGATGAGAGTTCATACCTTTATTGGGCATTCAAG AACAACATTCCTGTCTTCTGCCCAGGCTTAACTGACGGTTCATTGGGCGACATGTTGTACTTCCATTCCTTCCGCAAACCTGGTTTAGTTATTGATGTTGTCCAAG ACATAAGGGCCATGAATGGGGAAGCTGTTCATGCAGGTCCTAGGAAGACAGGCATGATAATTCTTGGAGGGGGGCTGCCAAAGCACCACATCTGCAATGCCAATATGATGCGAAATGGTGCGGATTTTGCTGTTTTTATTAATACAGCGCAGGAATTTGATGGGAGTGATTCTGGTGCTCGTCCTGATGAGGCTGTATCGTGGGGAAAGATACGGGGTTCTGCAAAAACTGTTAAA GTCCATTGCGATGCAACTATAGCTTTCCCCTTACTGGTAGCTGAAACTTTTGCAAAAAAGGTGAAGAAATCTGCTGACACGGGGCATGATTCTATTGTTGCTGTCAGATTCTAG